From Cumulibacter manganitolerans, a single genomic window includes:
- a CDS encoding DUF349 domain-containing protein, translating to MAASNEWGRVDDDGAVYVRSADGDRSIGSWQAGTPEEGLAHFVRRFEDLETEVSLLENRLKSPSSDPAAMARSAASLKESLPEAHAIGDLASLGDRLDGVIAQTAIKKEQAQAAKAHARADAVAAKEALVAEAEQLATSTQWKTSGDRLRSIIDDWKAIKGVDRKTDDALWKRFKEARDAFGKARGAHFAALDKQREAAKGVKERIVAEAQALADSTDWGPTASRMKSLMSEWKAAGRATRDSEDKLWTAFREAQDRFFAARSAELDSRDASYVDNQRAKEALLAEYGPKIDPAANLDAAKAALRDLQERWEQIGHVPRDAMRPLEDRMRSVERRVREAEEAEWRKSAAQSNPLLLSMREGVEKAQKQLDKAMSAGDEKKIAEAKDNLAAKQQWLAEAEKSVSL from the coding sequence ATGGCAGCGAGCAACGAGTGGGGCCGCGTCGACGACGACGGTGCGGTCTATGTGCGCTCCGCTGACGGCGACCGGTCGATCGGCTCGTGGCAGGCCGGGACGCCCGAGGAGGGCCTGGCGCATTTCGTCCGACGCTTCGAGGACCTCGAGACCGAGGTCAGCCTCCTGGAGAACCGCCTGAAGTCCCCGTCCTCGGATCCCGCCGCGATGGCCCGCTCGGCGGCGTCCCTGAAGGAGTCGCTCCCCGAGGCCCACGCGATCGGCGATCTCGCGTCGCTGGGCGACCGCCTCGACGGAGTCATCGCGCAGACCGCGATCAAGAAGGAGCAGGCGCAGGCGGCGAAGGCGCACGCCCGCGCCGATGCGGTGGCCGCGAAGGAGGCGCTGGTCGCCGAGGCCGAGCAGCTCGCGACGTCCACGCAGTGGAAGACCTCCGGTGACCGGCTGCGCTCGATCATCGACGACTGGAAGGCGATCAAGGGCGTCGACCGCAAGACCGACGACGCGCTGTGGAAGCGGTTCAAGGAGGCCCGCGACGCCTTCGGCAAGGCCCGCGGCGCGCATTTCGCGGCGCTGGACAAGCAGCGCGAGGCCGCCAAGGGCGTCAAGGAGCGGATCGTCGCCGAGGCGCAGGCGCTCGCCGACTCGACCGACTGGGGCCCGACGGCGTCGCGGATGAAGTCGCTGATGAGCGAGTGGAAGGCGGCCGGCCGGGCGACCCGCGACTCCGAGGACAAGCTGTGGACGGCCTTCCGCGAGGCGCAGGACCGGTTCTTCGCGGCCCGCTCGGCCGAGCTCGACTCCCGGGACGCGTCGTACGTCGACAACCAGCGCGCCAAGGAGGCGCTGCTCGCCGAGTACGGGCCGAAGATCGACCCGGCGGCGAACCTGGACGCGGCGAAGGCCGCGCTGCGCGACCTGCAGGAGCGCTGGGAGCAGATCGGGCACGTGCCGCGCGACGCCATGCGGCCGCTGGAGGACCGGATGCGCTCGGTCGAACGGCGGGTCCGCGAGGCCGAGGAGGCCGAGTGGCGGAAGTCGGCCGCCCAGTCCAACCCGTTGCTGCTGTCGATGCGCGAGGGCGTGGAGAAGGCGCAGAAGCAGCTCGACAAGGCGATGAGCGCCGGCGACGAGAAGAAGATCGCCGAGGCGAAGGACAACCTCGCGGCCAAGCAGCAGTGGCTGGCCGAGGCCGAGAAGTCGGTGTCGCTCTAG